TGCTGAACTCCGTTCATTTTGAGAATGATCTGTTGTCCTTGGGAACTGCTGATTACAGGTAGATCGTGCCTTGCATGTACAACACGGCCTTACCGCAAATGATCACCCGGTCGCCCTTGAGCGCGCAGCGCAATTGGCCTTTGCGTTTACCGCCTTGCTCCGCCGTCAGTGTTGTTTTGCCCAGGCGTGCAGCCCAGAACGGCGCCAGCGAGGTGTGCGCGGAACCTGTGACCGGGTCTTCGTTGACGCCCACGTTCGGCCCGAACCAGCGGGAAATAAAATCGAACTGCGTGCCTTGGGTGGTTACTGCGATCCCGCGTTTAGGCAGGCCCTTGAGCCGTGCAAAATCCGGCGTCAGCGCGGCGACCTGGGCTTCGTCGTCCACCAGCACGATGTAGTCATCGGTGCCGAAGACCTCGGCGCTTTCGATTCCCAATGCACTCAACAGACCGGCTGGCGGCTCACAGGGCTGTGGCGTCCGTACCGGGAAATCCATCGCCAGCTCATCGCCATCGCGCGTGACCCGCAGCTCACCACTGCGGGTGGCGAAGCGCAGCACTTCGGGGGCATCGGGCAGTTGGTTGATCAGCACCCACGCCGCCGCCAGCGTGGCATGGCCACACAGGTCCACTTCGACTTCGGGGGTAAACCAGCGCAATTCGTAAAACCCGTCACGGGGCACGAAGTAGGCGGTTTCGGAGAGGTTGTTTTCGGCGGCGATATTTTGCAGTTGATCGTCAGGCAGCCACTCGGTGAGCGGGCACACTGCGGCCGGGTTGCCGCCGAAGGGATGTTGGCTGAAGGCGTCGACTTGGTAGATGTCCAGTTTCACCGGGAAGCACTCCGTGTAGGGGAGGCTGGACACTAACAGTGGCAAGGGAGGGCGTCAAAAACGGCCTGCCCTGGGGTAGGCCGTGTGGATCAATCCATCAGAAGTCCCAGCGCGTGGTCAGCATGAAGTGACGCGGTGCGCCGTAGATGGCCGAGTTATAGAAGCCCACGTTGGTGTAGTAGTACTTATCGAACACGTTGTTGAGGTTCAGCGTGGTCGACAGGTTTTTGGTGAATTGGTAGCGCGTCATCAGGTCCACCACCCAGTAGGACTCTTGGGAGAATTTATCGGTGGTGCCCTTGGGGCTGTTGTAGATGTCCTGCCACACCGTGTTCTGCCAGCGCAGGCCGCCACCGACGCTGACTTTGTCCAACTCGCCCTTGAGCTTGTAGATGGTGTACATGCTCACCTGGTCCTCGGGCTCGAAGGTCGAGACTTTCTTGCCGGCATCGTCGCGCACCACTTTGTGGGTGTAGCCGCCCTGCAACTGCCAGCCGGGGGCGATTTCGCCGGACAGTTCCAGCTCATAGCCCTTGGTCGTCGCGTCGGTGCCCTTGAAGGCATAGTTGGATGGGGTCGGTGTCTGGTTGTTGTAGGCATCGTCGGGCAAGGAACGGTTGCTTTCCTTGACTTCGAAGTACGCCAGGCTGGCGTTCAGGCGACCGTCGAGGAACTCGCCCTTGAGGCCCACTTCGTAGTTCTCGCCTTCGTCCGGGTCGATCAGCTTACGGTCACGGTCGAGGTTGTAGCTTTCCTGGGGCATGAACACATCGGTGTAGCTGACATAGGCCGACAGGTTTTCTGTGAGGTCATAGATGGCCCCGGCGTAGGGGATGAAACGTCCGGTTTCACGATAGGTGTCGGTGCTGCCGGTCAGGGTGTAGTCGACCACGCGACCGCCGAGCAACAGTTTCAGATCGTCGGTGAGGCTCCAGCGGGTGGTGACGTACAGGCCGGTCTGGCGAATGGTGTCGTCGATGACTTGCGAGGCCACGCCCCAGCCGGGCTTGGCCAGATTGCCGTGCCAGTTGAAGTAGTCAACCAGGTTGGCCGTAGGGAAGGTTTCGTCCCAGTAACCCTTGCCCTTCCAGTGGGCGGTGCTGATCGAGCCGCCCACCACCAGGTCATGTTCGCGGCCGAGGAAGTTGAATGGGCCGCTGAGGTACAGGTCGGCCGAATCGCTGGTGGTCTCGCCTTTGTAGCGCTGGGCGTTGATGTCCGCAGTGCCGTCCGCTGCCGGCTGGTAGAACTGGATCGCACCCAGTTGGGCATCGTAACCGTTGAGCTTGTGGTCCAGTTGCAGCTTGGTCACCCAGCCGTCGCCGAGGTCGTGCTCCAGGTTCGCGAACACCGTGCGGGTGTATTGCTGCCAACTGCTCCAGTCGGTGGCATTGCTGAAGGAGCGTTTGGCATTGTTCAGCTCACCGGCGTAGTTGAACAGCGGGAAGCTGCCGGACCAGGTCGAGCCTTTGGGTTTGCTGTCCTGATAGTCGGCGCCCACGGTGAGCAGGGTGTCG
The genomic region above belongs to Pseudomonas sp. S35 and contains:
- a CDS encoding TonB-dependent siderophore receptor, whose protein sequence is MHFPALNPTHARSILALAICLACSHAVAVEPAGQPATREAADTRSFAIARQSLVNALDQLSVQSGLQIAYAAELAQGVESPGVSGRMTALEALAQLLKGTPLSFESNGPNAVMLTRTEQPGAALQLGTTTVISNQLGTVTEGTGSYTPGTIATATRLVLTPRETPQSISVVTRQHMDDFALDSVDDVMRHTPGITVSAYDTDRSNYYSRGFSINNFQYDGIPSAVRNVAYSAGNTLSDMAIYDRVEVLKGASGLLSGAGSLGGTINLVRKKPTAEFLGHITTAAGTWDNYRTEVDVSGPLTETGNVRGRAVAAYQDSKSWIDRYSNKSSVFYGILEFDLSPDTLLTVGADYQDSKPKGSTWSGSFPLFNYAGELNNAKRSFSNATDWSSWQQYTRTVFANLEHDLGDGWVTKLQLDHKLNGYDAQLGAIQFYQPAADGTADINAQRYKGETTSDSADLYLSGPFNFLGREHDLVVGGSISTAHWKGKGYWDETFPTANLVDYFNWHGNLAKPGWGVASQVIDDTIRQTGLYVTTRWSLTDDLKLLLGGRVVDYTLTGSTDTYRETGRFIPYAGAIYDLTENLSAYVSYTDVFMPQESYNLDRDRKLIDPDEGENYEVGLKGEFLDGRLNASLAYFEVKESNRSLPDDAYNNQTPTPSNYAFKGTDATTKGYELELSGEIAPGWQLQGGYTHKVVRDDAGKKVSTFEPEDQVSMYTIYKLKGELDKVSVGGGLRWQNTVWQDIYNSPKGTTDKFSQESYWVVDLMTRYQFTKNLSTTLNLNNVFDKYYYTNVGFYNSAIYGAPRHFMLTTRWDF
- a CDS encoding PhzF family phenazine biosynthesis protein — its product is MKLDIYQVDAFSQHPFGGNPAAVCPLTEWLPDDQLQNIAAENNLSETAYFVPRDGFYELRWFTPEVEVDLCGHATLAAAWVLINQLPDAPEVLRFATRSGELRVTRDGDELAMDFPVRTPQPCEPPAGLLSALGIESAEVFGTDDYIVLVDDEAQVAALTPDFARLKGLPKRGIAVTTQGTQFDFISRWFGPNVGVNEDPVTGSAHTSLAPFWAARLGKTTLTAEQGGKRKGQLRCALKGDRVIICGKAVLYMQGTIYL